The Neofelis nebulosa isolate mNeoNeb1 chromosome 16, mNeoNeb1.pri, whole genome shotgun sequence genome includes a window with the following:
- the ACOX1 gene encoding peroxisomal acyl-coenzyme A oxidase 1 isoform X2, whose product MNQDLRREREAASFNPELLTHVLDGSPENTRRRREIENLILNDPDFQHEDLNFLSRSQRYEVAVKKSASMVKKMREFGIADPEEIVWFKKIHLVNFVEPVSLNYSMFIPTLLNQGTTAQQEKWLLSCKGLEIIGTYAQTEMGHGTHLRGLETTATYDPETQEFILNSPTVTSIKWWPGGLGKTSNHAIVLAQLITKGKCYGLHAFIVPIREIGTHKPLPGITVGDIGPKFGYDEMDNGYLKMDNYRIPRENMLMKYAQVKPDGTYVKPVSNKLTYGTMVFVRSFLVGEAARSLSKACTIAIRYSAVRHQSELKPGEPEPQILDFQTQQYKLFPLLATAYAFQFVGAYMKETYHRINEDIGQGDLSELPELHALAAGMKAFTSWTTNAAIEACRMACGGHGYSHCSGLPNIYVNFTPTCTFEGENTVMMLQTARFLMKSYDQVHSGKLMCGMVSYLNDLPSQRIQPQQVAVWPTVVDIDSPDSLTEAYKLRAARLVEIAAKNLQNEVIHRESKEVAWNLTSIDLVRASEAHCHYVVVKLFSEKLLKIQEKSIHTVLKNLCLLYCLYGVSQKAGDFLQGGIMTESQITQVNQRIKELLTVIRPDAVALVDAFDFQDVTLGSVLGRYDGNVYENLFEWAKKSPLNKAEVHESYHKYLKPLQSKL is encoded by the exons ATGAACCAGGATCTTCGCAGGGAGCGGGAAGCCGCCAGCTTCAACCCGGAGCTGCTCACGCACGTCTTGGACGGCAGCCCCGAGAACACCCGGCGCCGCCGAGAGATCG AGAACCTGATTCTGAATGACCCAGACTTCCAGCATGAGGACTTGAACTTCCTCAGTCGCAGCCAGCGTTACGAGGTGGCTGTTAAGAAGAGCGCCAGCATGGTGAAGAAGATGAGGGAGTTTGGCATCGCAGACCCTGAAGAAATCGTGTGGTTTAAAAA AATACATTTGGTCAATTTTGTGGAACCTGTGAGCCTCAATTACTCCATGTTTATTCCCACCTTGCTGAATCAGGGCACCACTGCTCAGCAAGAGAAATGGCTGCTCTCCTGCAAAGGATTGGAGATAATTGGCACCTACGCCCAGACGGAAATGGGCCACG GAACTCATCTCCGAGGGTTGGAAACCACAGCCACTTACGACCCTGAAACTCAGGAGTTCATTCTCAACAGCCCTACCGTGACCTCCATCAAGTGGTGGCCTGGTGGAC TTGGAAAGACCTCAAATCATGCGATAGTTCTTGCCCAGCTCATCACAAAGGGCAAGTGCTACGGATTACATGCCTTCATCGTACCGATTCGTGAAATTGGGACCCATAAGCCTTTGCCAG GTATTACTGTTGGCGATATCGGCCCCAAATTTGGCTATGATGAGATGGATAATGGCTACCTGAAGATGGACAATTATCGTATTCCCAGAGAAAACATGCTGATGAAGTATGCCCAG GTGAAGCCTGATGGCACGTACGTGAAGCCCGTGAGTAACAAGCTGACCTACGGGACCATGGTGTTTGTCAGGTCCTTCCTCGTAGGAGAAGCCGCTCGGTCTCTATCCAAGGCTTGCACCATCGCCATCAGATACAGTGCTGTGAGGCACCAGTCTGAGCTCAAGCCAGG TGAACCAGAACCACAGATTTTGGATTTTCAGACCCAGCAGTATAAACTCTTCCCACTCCTGGCTACTGCCTACGCCTTCCAGTTTGTCGGCGCGTACATGAAGGAGACCTACCATCGGATTAATGAGGACATTGGCCAAGGGGACCTGAGTGAACTGCCCGAG CTTCATGCCCTCGCCGCCGGGATGAAGGCTTTCACCTCCTGGACAACTAATGCTGCCATCGAAGCTTGTCGGATGGCTTGTGGCGGGCATGGCTATTCTCACTGCAGCGGCCTTCCAAACATTTATGTCAATTTTACCCCCACCTGCACCTTTGAGGGAGAGAACACCGTCATGATGCTGCAGACGGCTAG GTTCCTGATGAAAAGTTATGACCAGGTGCACTCAGGAAAGTTGATGTGTGGCATGGTGTCCTACTTGAATGACCTGCCCAGTCAGCGCATCCAGCCGCAGCAGGTCGCGGTCTGGCCGACTGTGGTGGACATCGACAGCCCCGACAGCCTAACGGAAGCCTATAAACTCCGCGCAGCCAG ATTAGTAGAAATTGCTGCAAAAAACCTTCAAAATGAAGTGATTCACAGAGAAAGCAAGGAGGTAGCATGGAATCTAACTTCCATTGACCTTGTTCGAGCAAGCGAG GCACATTGCCACTATGTGGTAGTTAAGCTCTTTTCAGAAAAACTCCTCAAAATCCAAGAGAAGTCCATCCACACTGTCTTGAAGAATTTATGTCTCTTGTACTGCCTGTATGGAGTCAGTCAAAAGGCAGGGGACTTTCTGCAG GGAGGCATCATGACGGAGTCTCAAATTACCCAAGTAAATCAGCGCATTAAGGAGCTGCTGACTGTGATTCGCCCAGATGCTGTTGCTTTGGTCGATGCGTTTGACTTTCAGGATGTGACACTCGGCTCTGTGCTCGGCCGTTATGATGGGAACGTGTATGAAAACTTATTTGAGTGGGCCAAGAAGTCCCCACTGAACAAAGCAGAG gTCCATGAATCTTACCACAAGTATTTGAAGCCCCTGCAGTCCAAGCTCTGA
- the ACOX1 gene encoding peroxisomal acyl-coenzyme A oxidase 1 isoform X3, whose product MAALLQRIGDNWHLRPDGNGPRFVHRGRPEPLDLHLGMFLPTLLHQATAEQQERFFMPAWNLEIIGTYAQTEMGHGTHLRGLETTATYDPETQEFILNSPTVTSIKWWPGGLGKTSNHAIVLAQLITKGKCYGLHAFIVPIREIGTHKPLPGITVGDIGPKFGYDEMDNGYLKMDNYRIPRENMLMKYAQVKPDGTYVKPVSNKLTYGTMVFVRSFLVGEAARSLSKACTIAIRYSAVRHQSELKPGEPEPQILDFQTQQYKLFPLLATAYAFQFVGAYMKETYHRINEDIGQGDLSELPELHALAAGMKAFTSWTTNAAIEACRMACGGHGYSHCSGLPNIYVNFTPTCTFEGENTVMMLQTARFLMKSYDQVHSGKLMCGMVSYLNDLPSQRIQPQQVAVWPTVVDIDSPDSLTEAYKLRAARLVEIAAKNLQNEVIHRESKEVAWNLTSIDLVRASEAHCHYVVVKLFSEKLLKIQEKSIHTVLKNLCLLYCLYGVSQKAGDFLQGGIMTESQITQVNQRIKELLTVIRPDAVALVDAFDFQDVTLGSVLGRYDGNVYENLFEWAKKSPLNKAEVHESYHKYLKPLQSKL is encoded by the exons ATGGCTGCTCTCCTGCAAAGGATTGGAGATAATTGGCACCTACGCCCAGACGGAAATGGGCCACG TTTTGTGCACCGAGGGCGGCCTGAGCCTCTGGATCTTCACTTGGGCATGTTCTTGCCTACTTTACTTCACCAGGCAACCGCGGAACAACAGGAGCGCTTCTTCATGCCCGCCTGGAACTTGGAGATCATTGGCACTTATGCCCAGACAGAGATGGGCCATG GAACTCATCTCCGAGGGTTGGAAACCACAGCCACTTACGACCCTGAAACTCAGGAGTTCATTCTCAACAGCCCTACCGTGACCTCCATCAAGTGGTGGCCTGGTGGAC TTGGAAAGACCTCAAATCATGCGATAGTTCTTGCCCAGCTCATCACAAAGGGCAAGTGCTACGGATTACATGCCTTCATCGTACCGATTCGTGAAATTGGGACCCATAAGCCTTTGCCAG GTATTACTGTTGGCGATATCGGCCCCAAATTTGGCTATGATGAGATGGATAATGGCTACCTGAAGATGGACAATTATCGTATTCCCAGAGAAAACATGCTGATGAAGTATGCCCAG GTGAAGCCTGATGGCACGTACGTGAAGCCCGTGAGTAACAAGCTGACCTACGGGACCATGGTGTTTGTCAGGTCCTTCCTCGTAGGAGAAGCCGCTCGGTCTCTATCCAAGGCTTGCACCATCGCCATCAGATACAGTGCTGTGAGGCACCAGTCTGAGCTCAAGCCAGG TGAACCAGAACCACAGATTTTGGATTTTCAGACCCAGCAGTATAAACTCTTCCCACTCCTGGCTACTGCCTACGCCTTCCAGTTTGTCGGCGCGTACATGAAGGAGACCTACCATCGGATTAATGAGGACATTGGCCAAGGGGACCTGAGTGAACTGCCCGAG CTTCATGCCCTCGCCGCCGGGATGAAGGCTTTCACCTCCTGGACAACTAATGCTGCCATCGAAGCTTGTCGGATGGCTTGTGGCGGGCATGGCTATTCTCACTGCAGCGGCCTTCCAAACATTTATGTCAATTTTACCCCCACCTGCACCTTTGAGGGAGAGAACACCGTCATGATGCTGCAGACGGCTAG GTTCCTGATGAAAAGTTATGACCAGGTGCACTCAGGAAAGTTGATGTGTGGCATGGTGTCCTACTTGAATGACCTGCCCAGTCAGCGCATCCAGCCGCAGCAGGTCGCGGTCTGGCCGACTGTGGTGGACATCGACAGCCCCGACAGCCTAACGGAAGCCTATAAACTCCGCGCAGCCAG ATTAGTAGAAATTGCTGCAAAAAACCTTCAAAATGAAGTGATTCACAGAGAAAGCAAGGAGGTAGCATGGAATCTAACTTCCATTGACCTTGTTCGAGCAAGCGAG GCACATTGCCACTATGTGGTAGTTAAGCTCTTTTCAGAAAAACTCCTCAAAATCCAAGAGAAGTCCATCCACACTGTCTTGAAGAATTTATGTCTCTTGTACTGCCTGTATGGAGTCAGTCAAAAGGCAGGGGACTTTCTGCAG GGAGGCATCATGACGGAGTCTCAAATTACCCAAGTAAATCAGCGCATTAAGGAGCTGCTGACTGTGATTCGCCCAGATGCTGTTGCTTTGGTCGATGCGTTTGACTTTCAGGATGTGACACTCGGCTCTGTGCTCGGCCGTTATGATGGGAACGTGTATGAAAACTTATTTGAGTGGGCCAAGAAGTCCCCACTGAACAAAGCAGAG gTCCATGAATCTTACCACAAGTATTTGAAGCCCCTGCAGTCCAAGCTCTGA
- the ACOX1 gene encoding peroxisomal acyl-coenzyme A oxidase 1 isoform X1 gives MNQDLRREREAASFNPELLTHVLDGSPENTRRRREIENLILNDPDFQHEDLNFLSRSQRYEVAVKKSASMVKKMREFGIADPEEIVWFKNFVHRGRPEPLDLHLGMFLPTLLHQATAEQQERFFMPAWNLEIIGTYAQTEMGHGTHLRGLETTATYDPETQEFILNSPTVTSIKWWPGGLGKTSNHAIVLAQLITKGKCYGLHAFIVPIREIGTHKPLPGITVGDIGPKFGYDEMDNGYLKMDNYRIPRENMLMKYAQVKPDGTYVKPVSNKLTYGTMVFVRSFLVGEAARSLSKACTIAIRYSAVRHQSELKPGEPEPQILDFQTQQYKLFPLLATAYAFQFVGAYMKETYHRINEDIGQGDLSELPELHALAAGMKAFTSWTTNAAIEACRMACGGHGYSHCSGLPNIYVNFTPTCTFEGENTVMMLQTARFLMKSYDQVHSGKLMCGMVSYLNDLPSQRIQPQQVAVWPTVVDIDSPDSLTEAYKLRAARLVEIAAKNLQNEVIHRESKEVAWNLTSIDLVRASEAHCHYVVVKLFSEKLLKIQEKSIHTVLKNLCLLYCLYGVSQKAGDFLQGGIMTESQITQVNQRIKELLTVIRPDAVALVDAFDFQDVTLGSVLGRYDGNVYENLFEWAKKSPLNKAEVHESYHKYLKPLQSKL, from the exons ATGAACCAGGATCTTCGCAGGGAGCGGGAAGCCGCCAGCTTCAACCCGGAGCTGCTCACGCACGTCTTGGACGGCAGCCCCGAGAACACCCGGCGCCGCCGAGAGATCG AGAACCTGATTCTGAATGACCCAGACTTCCAGCATGAGGACTTGAACTTCCTCAGTCGCAGCCAGCGTTACGAGGTGGCTGTTAAGAAGAGCGCCAGCATGGTGAAGAAGATGAGGGAGTTTGGCATCGCAGACCCTGAAGAAATCGTGTGGTTTAAAAA TTTTGTGCACCGAGGGCGGCCTGAGCCTCTGGATCTTCACTTGGGCATGTTCTTGCCTACTTTACTTCACCAGGCAACCGCGGAACAACAGGAGCGCTTCTTCATGCCCGCCTGGAACTTGGAGATCATTGGCACTTATGCCCAGACAGAGATGGGCCATG GAACTCATCTCCGAGGGTTGGAAACCACAGCCACTTACGACCCTGAAACTCAGGAGTTCATTCTCAACAGCCCTACCGTGACCTCCATCAAGTGGTGGCCTGGTGGAC TTGGAAAGACCTCAAATCATGCGATAGTTCTTGCCCAGCTCATCACAAAGGGCAAGTGCTACGGATTACATGCCTTCATCGTACCGATTCGTGAAATTGGGACCCATAAGCCTTTGCCAG GTATTACTGTTGGCGATATCGGCCCCAAATTTGGCTATGATGAGATGGATAATGGCTACCTGAAGATGGACAATTATCGTATTCCCAGAGAAAACATGCTGATGAAGTATGCCCAG GTGAAGCCTGATGGCACGTACGTGAAGCCCGTGAGTAACAAGCTGACCTACGGGACCATGGTGTTTGTCAGGTCCTTCCTCGTAGGAGAAGCCGCTCGGTCTCTATCCAAGGCTTGCACCATCGCCATCAGATACAGTGCTGTGAGGCACCAGTCTGAGCTCAAGCCAGG TGAACCAGAACCACAGATTTTGGATTTTCAGACCCAGCAGTATAAACTCTTCCCACTCCTGGCTACTGCCTACGCCTTCCAGTTTGTCGGCGCGTACATGAAGGAGACCTACCATCGGATTAATGAGGACATTGGCCAAGGGGACCTGAGTGAACTGCCCGAG CTTCATGCCCTCGCCGCCGGGATGAAGGCTTTCACCTCCTGGACAACTAATGCTGCCATCGAAGCTTGTCGGATGGCTTGTGGCGGGCATGGCTATTCTCACTGCAGCGGCCTTCCAAACATTTATGTCAATTTTACCCCCACCTGCACCTTTGAGGGAGAGAACACCGTCATGATGCTGCAGACGGCTAG GTTCCTGATGAAAAGTTATGACCAGGTGCACTCAGGAAAGTTGATGTGTGGCATGGTGTCCTACTTGAATGACCTGCCCAGTCAGCGCATCCAGCCGCAGCAGGTCGCGGTCTGGCCGACTGTGGTGGACATCGACAGCCCCGACAGCCTAACGGAAGCCTATAAACTCCGCGCAGCCAG ATTAGTAGAAATTGCTGCAAAAAACCTTCAAAATGAAGTGATTCACAGAGAAAGCAAGGAGGTAGCATGGAATCTAACTTCCATTGACCTTGTTCGAGCAAGCGAG GCACATTGCCACTATGTGGTAGTTAAGCTCTTTTCAGAAAAACTCCTCAAAATCCAAGAGAAGTCCATCCACACTGTCTTGAAGAATTTATGTCTCTTGTACTGCCTGTATGGAGTCAGTCAAAAGGCAGGGGACTTTCTGCAG GGAGGCATCATGACGGAGTCTCAAATTACCCAAGTAAATCAGCGCATTAAGGAGCTGCTGACTGTGATTCGCCCAGATGCTGTTGCTTTGGTCGATGCGTTTGACTTTCAGGATGTGACACTCGGCTCTGTGCTCGGCCGTTATGATGGGAACGTGTATGAAAACTTATTTGAGTGGGCCAAGAAGTCCCCACTGAACAAAGCAGAG gTCCATGAATCTTACCACAAGTATTTGAAGCCCCTGCAGTCCAAGCTCTGA